The nucleotide sequence GCCCCCCTTTGGCTTTTGCATCCGCAAACTACAACCTACGTACCATAATTAAAATACTTATGAATACAGCAAAAAGCACTCCCACACACACCTCATGTTGCATCCTAAACATCTCTTCACTGTGATGCTGTGCATGTTTGCAGAGGCTGATAGGATAGAGTTATCCCTACGGATTGTCACAAGATGTGTGGATGATTCCCCCTgggcgcaaaaaaaaaaaaaaaaaaagagaaattattAGTGCACAAGGTTGGAAGACAAGAATGTGACTGGTGATGACAAAGAAGAAAAAGTTTGAGTAGGACATTTTACATTCCTTGCAATTATCAGGCTTTCTCTCTATTGGTTTGTGCAGGCAGTGGGTGGGAGGGggtggtgagagagagagagagagagagagagagagagcaggggCTTGTGGCTATTTAAACCAGCcttccctcctccctcttctcaccACGAGCTCACCTCAGCATCCACTTGTTGTCTCCCCTCTCTCAGATGGCTGGATGTAGGCTGACATGCTTTGGGTTGCTCCTCCTTGTCCTTCTTCTGGTGTGCTCGAACTTTGATGGCTGTGAAGGGAGGAAAGGAAAACATTGGAGTCTGAAGAAGCCTTCTTATTCCTCCTTggccaaaaagaagggaagaggaaaGCATGGTGGTGGCCACAGCcatggcggtggaggaggaggtcaCCAGAGTCCCGCTCCGAGCCCCAAGCCAAGCCCGCCGCCGAAAACAGGGTATACGACGAAGGCAGCAGCCACGTTCGACGTGCTTGATTTCGGAGCCAAGGGAGACGGTGTCACAGATGACACAAAGGTGGCCATTGTTGCCTTCTCCTCTGATCCTTGTTACTGCTTACTGAAACTAATCCATGTTACCACTCATTACGAACCCACCATTGCTCTGTTTTAATGCATTAAACACATCTCCATCTTCAACTACATGGTTCGTTCTGCATTCCTAGTTTTCTTTGGTTGAAGAGAGACAATAACACCATAATCAAATCATCAGGAACAAAACTGTTTTTTCCTTaaattcttttttgtttctttcacCTACTAAAATTTCTTATGTGATCGTTGGAGAACTAAAACAAACAGCTGAGTTATGGAAGTTGGTGTATAGACTTATGTGTACTTCTTCTAATGCTATCTAGATCCAGCTTGTAAACAGAATACCTGGTGGGCAAGGAGTTGATGCTCATGGATCTGACATCATGAACTGCTAATGCAGGCTTTCCAGGCTGCATGGGCTGCCGCTTGCAAGGTGGGAGGATCAACTATGGTTGTTCCTGAAGAATATGAGTTCCTTGTAGGGCCCATCTCCTTCTCTGGACCTTATTGTCTACCCAACATAGTTTTCCAGGTAACCTCAAAACTCAGCTATAGAAACACAAATTTTCAGCACAGAAACACAATGGTTTTGCTAGAAACAGTTGGCTACAATATATTCTTTTGCTAAGGGTGCCAATCGGGTTTGATCATGTTCCAGTATGTTGGTCTAGGTTGTGCCCGACCACAACTCGAAAGATCTGAAACACAGATATCAGGACCCAAATTTACATGTCCAGAGTCAGATTGCCATTGCATTCAGATAGAGTCCAAGCATATGTATCTGTATTAATTTGCACAGGTTGTGCCTGACCACCACTTGAAAGATTTGATACATAGGTTTCGAGACCCTAAACCTCATGTCCGGAGTCAGATTGTAATCACATTCAGATATAGGAGCTGATcagtttgtgagccataaaaccaCCACTGCAACATAAGCTACCTGTTATAGAAGCAAAACAACACAAAAAAGTTTAATCGAGTTTACccttttctccaacaaaaatatttaactaaaaaaagaagaaaaaaatcattCTGTAGAAAATGTAACACACATGAAGCAGACAATGAACTGTATCCTGAAGAATTGCACACACTCTCTTGCAGCTGGATGGGATGATTATTGCTCCAACTGATGCCAGATACTGGGGATCTGGGCTACTGTGGTGGATTGAATTCACAAAGCTTAGAGGAATAACAATTCAAGGCAGTGGAGTAATTGAAGGACGAGGCAGTGTCTGGTGGACAAATGCCGAGTCTGATGTTGATCCGGTAAGCCTCATGACCATCTACCTCCATCATAAATATATAAGTAGATCTCCCTGAAATTATGGAAACATTATCCAATTCTGCTACCAATCTCATGATTTCTTATCCATTAATCATGGGAAAAAGCTGATCCATGTTCATTTTCTGTTTCAAGAATTCCTGTCAGCTTAAGAAATAATTATAGTGACACTAAATATTGAACTAGAACTCCCCACTTTCATCCTCCGGTGTTTTCACAATCGAATCTCATTCTAGCAATAACTCTCATATTCATCAGATATTACTATGGTTAAAAGAATCATAGTGCACTCATACTGGATTTCCATTCCTAATGATGAAATCTTTGACAGATAAATGAGGAGCTCAGTAAAAATCTGCCGCAGATCAAGCCAACTGTAAGATTCTATTCTTTACCTTGCTGCCACAAAATAAGCAATGCCCAAGACAATATGAATAACATTTTGAATCCATGTTCTTATCTAATCCTGTTTTGCAGGCTTTGAGGTTCTATGGGAGTTACAATGTGACAGTAACTGGCATCACAATCCAGAATAGTCAACAGTGCCACCTCAAGTTTGATAATTGTGAAGCTGTCCAGGTCTTCAATATGACAATTGCTTCACCAGGCAGCAGCCTCAACACAGATGGAATACATCTTCAAAATTCTCGAGATGTTATGATACATCATACCAACATGAGCTGCGGTATGGTCGACTAGCTTGTTCAGGGAGTTCCTTTCTGATGACATACAGAATAATTATTCTGGCAACTGTTCGCTCTCATAAGAATATGAGATCATAGATCAAATTGGcttcatttttttttcaaacaatttTAGTCCTTCCCTGTTCTAATAACAGCTCACGTTTTTTGCAACTCCTCATGCTGTTAGGCATCATCTTTctagatgtttatttaatataCAATAATGACCTAAGAATTAGGATTTTTCCACTGGTGGGAGACCATTTCCTCTCCCCACTCTTTCACCTGCAAGAAGAGAAAAGGAAATATTGAGAAAGAAAGTACATTATGTTTACCATTCATATAAACAAAATTATCTAGCACTTACATCATGCTGCACTTATAAATTAATGTAAATCATTTTGCCAATGTAATGGATTTTGTGTTTCTTATAATATAGGTGATGACTGCATCTCCATCCAAACAGGGTGCTCAAACATTAACATACACAGAGTAGACTGTGGGCCCGGCCATGGAATCAGCATAGGAGGCCTTGGAAGAGACAACACCAAAGCATGTGTTTCTAACATAACAGTAAGGGATGTCAATATGCACAACACCATGACCGGTGTCAGAATCAAGACCTGGCAGGTAACATGCTCGAGCAGCTCCAGGAAAGTTATGATTATTTAAACACTTCAAAATTTTGTCAGATAGGCTTCTTAAAAAAGGCTTGTTCTCTTCTGTCAAGAATTTACAGTTGACATAGCATGATAGCAACAATAATCCAAATTCTTTATGCTACCAATACACTTCTTAGAATAGCTACTTTCTTCAGGCCTTAAGCTACATGGATGTACTAATGGTTATCTGCATACATATTGTATCATTCCAGGGTGGATCAGGCTCTGTCCAGAACATACTTTTCTCAAACATAGGAGTATCAGAGGTTCAAACTCCAATTGTCATAGACCAATTTTACTGTGACAGAAGCTCATGCAAGAACCAGACATCAGCAGTGACACTGTCAGGCATTGCATATGAGAATATCAGAGGTACCTACACAGTTAAACCAGTGCACTTTGCTTGCAGTGATGCCTCTCCATGTTCAGACATCAGCCTAACCAAGATTCAGCTTGAACCACTACAAGAGCATTATCACATGTATCAACCATTCTGCTGGCAGGCCTTTGGTGAACTGTACACCCCAACTGTTCCTCCAATTGTCTGCTTGCAGAATGGAAAACCAACAAGCAACCACATCTTGTCTGACCGTGACTTATGCTGATACCACCATGGTCAAGAATTACTGGTGCACATACATGTGTGGTCGTTTAATACTTGTGACCCCTTCACACCATTACAAGTAAATATCTATATTGTCCAGTTAGCATATTATTACAAGAGTTTATATTAATTTCCTAATGAAGGGATTATACATACACTGTTGCTCGCTGAACTGGTGCGCTGCATATACTGATACATGGACAAAGGCCATGCTGAGAGCAGTTCCCACATAATGGAGTGAATATGGATCACTAGTACAATATGATTTGGATTTTGAGAAGCACGCAACAGCCCTGCTAGTTATTTATTATTACATAagaaccatttgaaaaattacatACATACTAAGCCTTTGTTTCTGAACATTTCTGTGACTGCTAAAATTAAGGGTTTTGACAATAAAGGCAGTAGGAAACATACTAAGGCATGCAAAATCTTATCCAAGCAACAAACAAATCAGAAATGAAAGTTCCAGAGGTTGTGTAATCAGCTATGTGCTTTGGAGAAAATGAATGAACAGGTGGTTCAGTAATCAGCTATGTGATTTGGAGATTTACACACATTTATCATCATATGAAAAACAACGTGCCAAATCTTTCCATGATAGATCAACAAGAATTAACATAACTCCAAAATGAAAAGATCTaaagatttgatgatttgatctcACATTACACTAAAGGCGAAATGAAATTGTGGTTTCTGCAATATTTGATAGCTCCCACAGATAGATGAGCTATATATATTACGCATACATGTCATAAGAGTCTCATGATCACCATAAAGTACTGAAGTGAGGAACTGAACTTTTTCCCTGAGCTTCTAAATGTgcaaataaatatgaaaaaatattacaaaaaaagttgcaagtttttgacaTCTGAAGCAGAAGACAGAGTCTCCATGAGTTCGTTAAATCTTTTAATTTACAGGCtgctgaaatatattttttttaaataatcaaagTGCTAGGACTCTACGGAACAGTCCTGCATCAAGTGCAGATTTGATGCAGCCTAAAAATCTAGATTAGGGTCCTACAAGTCTATCTATAAAACGATATCCTGTTTGAGTTTGAAATTGAACCAAGTTATATGTTTGTTTTTGCTGATTCTCTTGGCTCTGCTATTTTAAAGGAATTTGTTTAAGACTTCCACTGTTTTTAACTTGAAGGAATTTTAGTGCTGCTCGGCAGCTTATCTACTAAGATTTAAATAGGACTTGGAAGTATAACAACTGTGGCTACTTAAATGCTTTGTAACTTCCAAGTCTACCAAGTATCAACATGAATAAATTAGGATACTTTTTTGGTCTTCAACCAAGAGATCTTACTCATTGGATAGTTACTACTAGTTCAGAATCCAAACGAATTGCAAAAGCATAACCAATATCATATAAT is from Musa acuminata AAA Group cultivar baxijiao chromosome BXJ1-6, Cavendish_Baxijiao_AAA, whole genome shotgun sequence and encodes:
- the LOC135676696 gene encoding polygalacturonase At1g48100-like isoform X1 codes for the protein MAGCRLTCFGLLLLVLLLVCSNFDGCEGRKGKHWSLKKPSYSSLAKKKGRGKHGGGHSHGGGGGGHQSPAPSPKPSPPPKTGYTTKAAATFDVLDFGAKGDGVTDDTKAFQAAWAAACKVGGSTMVVPEEYEFLVGPISFSGPYCLPNIVFQLDGMIIAPTDARYWGSGLLWWIEFTKLRGITIQGSGVIEGRGSVWWTNAESDVDPINEELSKNLPQIKPTALRFYGSYNVTVTGITIQNSQQCHLKFDNCEAVQVFNMTIASPGSSLNTDGIHLQNSRDVMIHHTNMSCGDDCISIQTGCSNINIHRVDCGPGHGISIGGLGRDNTKACVSNITVRDVNMHNTMTGVRIKTWQGGSGSVQNILFSNIGVSEVQTPIVIDQFYCDRSSCKNQTSAVTLSGIAYENIRGTYTVKPVHFACSDASPCSDISLTKIQLEPLQEHYHMYQPFCWQAFGELYTPTVPPIVCLQNGKPTSNHILSDRDLC
- the LOC135676696 gene encoding polygalacturonase At1g48100-like isoform X2, encoding MAGCRLTCFGLLLLVLLLVCSNFDGCEGRKGKHWSLKKPSYSSLAKKKGRGKHGGGHSHGGGGGGHQSPAPSPKPSPPPKTGYTTKAAATFDVLDFGAKGDGVTDDTKLDGMIIAPTDARYWGSGLLWWIEFTKLRGITIQGSGVIEGRGSVWWTNAESDVDPINEELSKNLPQIKPTALRFYGSYNVTVTGITIQNSQQCHLKFDNCEAVQVFNMTIASPGSSLNTDGIHLQNSRDVMIHHTNMSCGDDCISIQTGCSNINIHRVDCGPGHGISIGGLGRDNTKACVSNITVRDVNMHNTMTGVRIKTWQGGSGSVQNILFSNIGVSEVQTPIVIDQFYCDRSSCKNQTSAVTLSGIAYENIRGTYTVKPVHFACSDASPCSDISLTKIQLEPLQEHYHMYQPFCWQAFGELYTPTVPPIVCLQNGKPTSNHILSDRDLC